The Malus domestica chromosome 10, GDT2T_hap1 genome contains a region encoding:
- the LOC103445951 gene encoding protein SOMBRERO-like isoform X1: protein MMAAGNGQLTVPPGFRFHPTDEELLYYYLRKKVSYEAIDLDVIGEVDLNKLEPWDLKEKCRIGSGPQNEWYFFSHKDKKYPTGTRTNRATTAGFWKATGRDKAIHLTSSKRIGMRKTLVFYTGRAPHGQKTDWIMHEYRLEDDNITADQVQQEDGWVVCRVFKKKNHNKGYQPEFAHHQDHQEHEHFTNMKASGSHAPILLDHHDHHQQKQNHHRLEGLYDYPSSFDHAGSMHLPQLFSPESAVAASSFVSPHNINLNTMDIECSQNLLRLTSTAAAAAAAASGSCGLVQQQERSFISGGDWSFLDKLLASHQNLDINHSTSQTKCNPSSSTQQLSNSHDHDHVGTSSSTQQRFPFQYLGCGTDFLKFSK from the exons atgatggCTGCAGGAAATGGACAATTGACGGTTCCTCCAGGGTTCCGATTCCATCCGACAGATGAGGAGCTTCTCTACTATTACCTCAGGAAGAAAGTGTCTTATGAAGCCATCGACCTTGATGTTATTGGGGAGGTGGATCTCAACAAACTCGAACCCTGGGACCTCAAAG AGAAATGCAGAATAGGGTCAGGGCCTCAGAATGAGTGGTACTTCTTCAGCCACAAGGATAAGAAATATCCAACAGGAACTCGTACAAACCGCGCAACCACAGCTGGGTTTTGGAAGGCAACTGGGAGAGACAAAGCGATCCACCTCACCAGCTCCAAGAGAATTGGCATGAGGAAAACCCTAGTCTTTTACACTGGCCGCGCTCCCCATGGCCAAAAGACCGACTGGATCATGCACGAGTATCGCCTCGAAGATGATAACATTACTGCTGATCAAGTTCAG CAGGAAGATGGATGGGTGGTATGTAGGGTTTTCAAGAAGAAGAATCACAACAAAGGTTATCAACCAGAATTTGCTCATCATCAAGATCATCAAGAGCACGAACACTTCACGAACATGAAGGCAAGTGGTTCTCATGCCCCGATACTACTAGATCATCACGATCATCATCAGCAAAAACAAAATCACCATCGTCTGGAAGGACTATATGATTATCCTAGTAGCTTTGATCACGCTGGATCCATGCACCTCCCACAGCTGTTCAGTCCAGAGTCGGCTGTCGCTGCTTCATCCTTTGTATCACCGCACAATATCAACTTGAACACGATGGACATTGAGTGTTCCCAAAACCTGTTAAGGCTAACATCCACCGCCGCCGCGGCAGCTGCAGCAGCATCTGGTAGTTGTGGACTCGTGCAACAGCAGGAGAGGTCCTTCATCAGTGGTGGTGATTGGTCATTCTTGGACAAGCTCCTTGCATCTCATCAGAACCTCGATATTAATCACTCAACGTCGCAAACCAAATGCAACCCTTCTTCATCGACTCAACAACTTAGTAACTCTCATGATCATGATCATGTGGGTACTTCATCATCAACGCAGCAGAGATTCCCATTTCAATACCTTGGGTGCGGAACTGACTTCTTAAAATTTTCCAAGTAG
- the LOC103445951 gene encoding protein SOMBRERO-like isoform X2, which translates to MMAAGNGQLTVPPGFRFHPTDEELLYYYLRKKVSYEAIDLDVIGEVDLNKLEPWDLKEKCRIGSGPQNEWYFFSHKDKKYPTGTRTNRATTAGFWKATGRDKAIHLTSSKRIGMRKTLVFYTGRAPHGQKTDWIMHEYRLEDDNITADQVQEDGWVVCRVFKKKNHNKGYQPEFAHHQDHQEHEHFTNMKASGSHAPILLDHHDHHQQKQNHHRLEGLYDYPSSFDHAGSMHLPQLFSPESAVAASSFVSPHNINLNTMDIECSQNLLRLTSTAAAAAAAASGSCGLVQQQERSFISGGDWSFLDKLLASHQNLDINHSTSQTKCNPSSSTQQLSNSHDHDHVGTSSSTQQRFPFQYLGCGTDFLKFSK; encoded by the exons atgatggCTGCAGGAAATGGACAATTGACGGTTCCTCCAGGGTTCCGATTCCATCCGACAGATGAGGAGCTTCTCTACTATTACCTCAGGAAGAAAGTGTCTTATGAAGCCATCGACCTTGATGTTATTGGGGAGGTGGATCTCAACAAACTCGAACCCTGGGACCTCAAAG AGAAATGCAGAATAGGGTCAGGGCCTCAGAATGAGTGGTACTTCTTCAGCCACAAGGATAAGAAATATCCAACAGGAACTCGTACAAACCGCGCAACCACAGCTGGGTTTTGGAAGGCAACTGGGAGAGACAAAGCGATCCACCTCACCAGCTCCAAGAGAATTGGCATGAGGAAAACCCTAGTCTTTTACACTGGCCGCGCTCCCCATGGCCAAAAGACCGACTGGATCATGCACGAGTATCGCCTCGAAGATGATAACATTACTGCTGATCAAGTTCAG GAAGATGGATGGGTGGTATGTAGGGTTTTCAAGAAGAAGAATCACAACAAAGGTTATCAACCAGAATTTGCTCATCATCAAGATCATCAAGAGCACGAACACTTCACGAACATGAAGGCAAGTGGTTCTCATGCCCCGATACTACTAGATCATCACGATCATCATCAGCAAAAACAAAATCACCATCGTCTGGAAGGACTATATGATTATCCTAGTAGCTTTGATCACGCTGGATCCATGCACCTCCCACAGCTGTTCAGTCCAGAGTCGGCTGTCGCTGCTTCATCCTTTGTATCACCGCACAATATCAACTTGAACACGATGGACATTGAGTGTTCCCAAAACCTGTTAAGGCTAACATCCACCGCCGCCGCGGCAGCTGCAGCAGCATCTGGTAGTTGTGGACTCGTGCAACAGCAGGAGAGGTCCTTCATCAGTGGTGGTGATTGGTCATTCTTGGACAAGCTCCTTGCATCTCATCAGAACCTCGATATTAATCACTCAACGTCGCAAACCAAATGCAACCCTTCTTCATCGACTCAACAACTTAGTAACTCTCATGATCATGATCATGTGGGTACTTCATCATCAACGCAGCAGAGATTCCCATTTCAATACCTTGGGTGCGGAACTGACTTCTTAAAATTTTCCAAGTAG
- the LOC103445952 gene encoding uncharacterized protein: MKYILVTGGVVSGLGKGVTASSIGLLLKACGLRVTSIKIDPYLNTDAGTMSPVEHGEVFVLDDGGEVDLDLGNYERFLDIKLTRDNNITTGKIYQDVIDRERRGDYLGKTVQVVPHITDAIQEWIERVAKIPVDGQSGAADVCVIELGGTIGDIESMPFIEALGQFSYRVGGDNFCLIHVSLVPVLNVVGEQKTKPTQHSVRGLRCLGLTPHIIACRSTTALEENVKTKISHFCHVQKENVITLYDVPNIWHVPLLLRDQKAHEAIFKVLNLQGLTKEPELEEWTSRAETCDKLHDPVRIAMVGKYTSLTDAYLSVQKALVHASVARGKKLFVDWVSAEDLEEATAKEKPDAYKAAWKLLKDADGMLVPGGFGDRGVEGKILAAKYAREKRIPFLGICLGMQIAVIEVARSVLGLKDAHSTEFVPDTKNPCVIFMPEGSKTHMGGTMRVGSRRTYFQSTDCKSAKLYGNKRFIDERHRHRYEVNPEMVARLENSGLSFTGKDETGQRMEIVELRNHPYFIGVQFHPEFKSRPGKPSALFLGLIAAACGQLDNLFQGSESKRNVPNVAANDMLSQRNIVPNGASNDMLSQRTTVPNAASNHVFQAACGRNIPKGAAKAYQNGAVTKFANRAQDGAYSIFKGMHL, from the exons ATGAAGTATATTTTGGTGACAGGAGGAGTAGTAAGTGGACTTGGGAAAGGAGTGACTGCTAGCAGTATTGGCCTTCTTCTCAAAGCTTGTGGACTTCGAGTCACTTCCATTAAAATTG ATCCTTACCTAAACACCGATGCCGGAACTATGTCCCCAGTTGAGCATGGTGAAGTGTTTGTGTTGGATGATGGTGGTGAG GTGGACTTGGACCTTGGAAACTATGAACGATTTCTAGATATCAAGCTGACCCGTGATAATAATATTACTACTGGAAAGATTTACCAG GATGTTATTgacagagagagaaggggagatTATCTGGGAAAAACTGTCCAG GTTGTCCCTCACATCACAGATGCAATCCAAGAGTGGATCGAGCGTGTAGCAAAAATTCCGGTGGATGGACAGTCAGGTGCAGCTGATGTTTGTGTCATCGAATTGGGTGGAACTATag GTGATATTGAATCCATGCCCTTCATTGAGGCACTAGGACAGTTCTCATACCGCGTCG GTGGTGACAACTTTTGCTTGATTCATGTGAGCCTTGTGCCTGTTTTGAATGTTGTTGGTGAGCAG aaaacaaaaccaacaCAACACAGCGTTCGTGGACTGAGATGTCTGGGTTTGACACCGCATATCATAGCTTGTCGCAGTACAACG GCCCTAGAAGAGAACGTGAAGACGAAAATCAGTCACTTTTGCCATGTACAG AAAGAGAACGTCATCACTCTCTACGACGTTCCCAACATCTGGCACGTTCCATTACTTTTAAGA GATCAGAAAGCTCATGAAGCAATCTTCAAAGTGCTCAACCTTCAAGG ATTAACGAAGGAACCTGAATTGGAAGAGTGGACTTCTAGGGCTGAAACTTGTGACAAGTTGCATGACCCG GTTCGAATTGCCATGGTCGGAAAGTATACAAGCCTTACGGATGCCTACCTTTCAGTACAAAAG GCTCTTGTGCATGCTTCTGTTGCTCGTGGCAAAAAACTTTTCGTGGATTGGGTTTCGGCTGAAGACCTTGAAGAAGCAACCGCAAAAGAG AAACCTGATGCCTATAAAGCTGCATGGAAGTTATTGAAG GATGCAGATGGTATGCTTGTTCCCGGAGGGTTTGGTGACAGAGGAGTGGAAGGGAAAATTCTTGCTGCAAAATATGCCCGGGAAAAGAGAATTCCATTCCTTGGCATTTGTCTGGGAATGCAGATTGCTGTGATTGAGGTTGCGCGATCTGTTCTTGGTCTGAAAGATGCTCATAGCACAGAATTTGTTCCTGACACTAAAAACCCCTGTGTTATATTCATGCCTGAG GGCTCGAAAACACATATGGGAGGCACGATGCGTGTTGGATCGAGGAGAACCTATTTTCAGTCTACAGACTGCAAATCAGCTAAACT TTATGGAAACAAACGCTTCATTGATGAGAGACATCGGCACAGATATGAG GTGAATCCTGAAATGGTAGCACGCCTTGAAAATTCCGGCCTCTCTTTTACTGGCAAGGATGAAACTGGCCAACGCATGGAG ATTGTTGAGCTGCGTAATCATCCATATTTCATCGGTGTCCAGTTCCATCCTGAATTTAAATCAAGACCTGGAAAACCTTCTGCTCTATTCTTAG GGCTTATAGCTGCAGCATGTGGGCAGTTGGACAATCTCTTTCAGGGCTCCGAGAGCAAAAGAAACGTCCCAAATGTAGCTGCCAATGACATGTTGTCCCAAAGGAATATTGTCCCAAATGGAGCAAGCAATGACATGTTGTCCCAAAGGACCACTGTTCCAAACGCAGCAAGCAATCATGTGTTCCAAGCAGCATGCGGGAGGAATATCCCAAAAGGAGCAGCAAAAGCATACCAAAACGGAGCTGTAACGAAGTTTGCCAATCGAGCACAAGACGGTGCATACAGCATTTTCAAAGGAATGCACTTGTGA